In Fusobacterium varium, a genomic segment contains:
- a CDS encoding transposase → KLTNIRNNYLHQVTTSIVKTKPYRIVIEDLNVSGMMKNKHLSDSVRKQCFYKFRQYMTYKTELNGIELVIADRFYPSSKTCSICGSIKYDLKLKDRIYKCSHCGVVIDRDYNASLNLSMYKLA, encoded by the coding sequence GAAATTAACAAATATTAGAAATAACTATCTTCATCAAGTTACAACAAGTATAGTGAAAACCAAACCATACAGAATTGTAATAGAGGATTTGAATGTTTCTGGAATGATGAAAAATAAACATCTATCTGATTCAGTAAGAAAACAATGTTTTTACAAATTCAGACAATATATGACTTATAAAACAGAACTAAATGGAATTGAATTAGTAATAGCAGATAGATTTTATCCATCATCAAAAACTTGTAGTATTTGTGGTTCTATCAAATATGATTTGAAATTGAAAGATAGAATTTACAAGTGTTCACATTGTGGAGTAGTAATTGATAGAGATTATAATGCTTCACTAAATTTATCTATGTATAAATTAGCATAA